A window of Plasmodium malariae genome assembly, chromosome: 12 genomic DNA:
cattgtccataaaggtaaaaattaaatcgatttcttttattatcttATCAATATGTTCTCTGGTAATCTTGTTTTTACTactatatgcatatttttccttttcatttatgaAGTCCTTATTTGTTGTGTCTACTCCTGTTGGTTTGTCAATACGTAGCACTTTCTCTAagttattcaattttttattaacttgatccaagtatttttttatgtttttcttcTCCTCTTTTGAAAGAACGCTTATCTGAttggtaaaaatataagaaggAAAACCGCAAACTCCCAACGTGCAATTTTGATTATtttgattattattattaattttatttttacgaaatatatcgatatagatataattccacaatgtaaatttaacattttttaataaaggtATTGAAGCATTTTCATAGGATGTGGTATACAACCTGTTCAATTCACATTTCGTTAAAAAGTTATCTcctaaattaatatattggTTACTAAGTAAAGAAGATATCCTTGCCAATTTGTCATATTCGatgttaaaaaagtaaaataaagtcTTGTTGCctttttgtacatatattatgtttttatatacacgtatattCAAGTTTTTGAATTTCTCCACACGCACTGTTTCATTAGGGTGGTTTGAAAAGAGTTTTTTCAAACAGAATTTTATTTCTGCCATTTTTTCCATCTCACTTGccatttttcttgttttctCGATATTTCTCTTATTGCTACAGACGGGTCTGTTCGATGGATCCTCCTCCCCTTTACATTcacttaattttaaaaaatatgctaCTTTGTAAAATTCGAACATTGCCAGGGAAGCAATCATTGACACAACGGTTACAATGGACggaataatattattgcaaattttaaaaaagtccAAAATGTTTAGCTTGGAAAAGTTGTAATTCTCACTCCTTACATTTGTAatgctaaaaataaaattaatatcatCCTTGTTGTCTTCCAGATTACAAATGAGCGGAgtaaaaaagggaaattgctccttttgttttatttttttttcatcaacATATTTTGCCTTCCCATTCCTCTTCTGAACATATATCAATgacataataaaaagaggATTATTAAACAAATCATATAACTCCTTTTCAATAATggcataaaattttaaattcgtatttttttttataactgataaaaagtaaaataattttttcaaatttataaCTAGGCCATTTTTTTCCACTAAATTTGTTAAGGCAATCTGAAGGTCCACGCTGTTACtgccattttttttatctccccaatttttgtaataaaatatatgatctATCATGTCCggtttaattttcattaaattttttaagacCTTTTTAAAAGTGTTAATTGCACATTTGTAGAACAATAAATGGTCTTTATTctgtttattataatatataggtTGAGGTAAACTTTGTGTATTTCCATCATAATATTTCAGTATATCctctttattattacttaaaaggttaataatattatttacaaaaatggaATTCCATAATTTATGAACATTTTcttcaaaatttaaattaaaaaaaattttagttaAATTAAAGAAATGCACTAAATTGcttatattatcataattgCATAAATGtccaaaataatatactggatcgtttaaaaaacaattcatttttaaaacgttatcaaaaaaaaaattattatatacactTTTGCTAAATTCGATGATATGTTTATGATTTTTTGGAAACGACGTGATCGTGCAAGAGTTACTCTTTTCCTCATTCCCTTCTTTATCATAAGAATTACTTGAGTACGTTTCGCTTGAAAATGGCATAATAATCTGACTACTTCCCTTTAGTCCTTCTATACCTGTCTCAATGAATGGAAGAGAGtttattaaacaaaattcATCGCAAATAACTCGACTCTTCAAATTATCAAGACATAATATGCACAaaactgtttttttttttttccctttttcaaAAGGGGTAAATAATGTAGCTGCACCGTTcatgttttttctttcaacGTCCTGAACTTTGCTTTTCTCCTCTTCAACATAAAACTGCTTTAACAGCAAGTCCCTGTTACTCAATACCGACTCATCCACCTTCATCttcaaaaataaacaatttataTCCTcgttaattcttttaatattatctGCAGCTACTTGGCATTTTAACTTTCCTATATCTTTTgttgtaaataaaaactGCCTAGTCAAATTTGACTCTTCAATGAGATCATAATCAACTATTTGAATAATACCTCCTCTTTTAATCTTCCTATGTTCTATTTCACCTTTTAATGAACTgtcttcctctttttttgtttcaaccCTTTGTTCATTGTTTTGTTCATGTCCTGCTTTACTTAcgctatatatttttctctttcttatAGATGAAGAAACTCCTATTAAGGAGAGCAATTTCAAAAATTCACAACCTAGAGCACCTGACCCGATCagcaaaatatttaaattgttcaggaaattttgaaaattgttaccaaaaaaatttaactgATTCATATACCTTCCATCATACGTTTTGGATATTTTTGAGAAAGGGAATAAATCTCTcttatcaaaataaaatgtttgaTAAATGGGCTTAAATTTATGAGTTATCccttttaatatttgttgAGTTACTAAAGAGccaaaaaaagaagaaaatggaGCAAGTTCAATGTGTACAGCGGACAAAAATTGATTAATTATCTGaacattcatatttttttttttttttttacataaaattttaaactttttaacAATTTCATCTGTTGGAAAAATTTTCTCATCctcatttttacttttccatatttcgtcataacataa
This region includes:
- the UBA1 gene encoding ubiquitin-activating enzyme, putative; amino-acid sequence: MNFLCTYFYILIFIYLLSKKNQLVSRSLNSNIGKGVKDYSVPITNNYFSKWRFQGEHLDRTQGKKNICILYNLYNINVRRKKRIKIKNTENVKIPEKIKNTENVKIPEKIKNTKKVKIPEKIKNPKKVKNYFSLHKYLIEEKQRKKNENIVGCVTRKNNLLTPGFDKNQMKCHENILNSANEKRSVDKSRDKSKEKYSADNDVQVYGSPFERSEKKKDFKKEGNEQIYKKEQLCEDCGNEENSDREENYDWEENPYDENNFLGEKNREGERSTSNEWKNRSDEINVNILEDEKKYSRQMYTHGYKEEKEIKKSKILIIGLNGTSSEICKNLILCGVKEIGIYDNHILTNNDVDNLFFCDKKLINKEKRSISCVQNMQNLNDNCKIKAITTNIFNSITDYDIIVSVNQRELFNININNLCRQEKKKFICVNTVGLFGRVFVDFGHFTFTNVMNSEQYKISNIAFQEDNLILHYLPYYNDIQINDKDRIKLCIKNANKMMNIECEVKNVCRGNNTITVSVIGVNFWHFASYALCKKILKYLEKIFFPYYIHFVTKLRKKLAEIYIQNLRDMIKKNKLNQVSVEKMHEQTKLNYTCLEEYLKKLKKKLSRGKILSYVLDFLSMSGNTNELSDEEVCFLCYDEIWKSKNEDEKIFPTDEIVKKFKILCKKKKKNMNVQIINQFLSAVHIELAPFSSFFGSLVTQQILKGITHKFKPIYQTFYFDKRDLFPFSKISKTYDGRYMNQLNFFGNNFQNFLNNLNILLIGSGALGCEFLKLLSLIGVSSSIRKRKIYSVSKAGHEQNNEQRVETKKEEDSSLKGEIEHRKIKRGGIIQIVDYDLIEESNLTRQFLFTTKDIGKLKCQVAADNIKRINEDINCLFLKMKVDESVLSNRDLLLKQFYVEEEKSKVQDVERKNMNGAATLFTPFEKGKKKKTVLCILCLDNLKSRVICDEFCLINSLPFIETGIEGLKGSSQIIMPFSSETYSSNSYDKEGNEEKSNSCTITSFPKNHKHIIEFSKSVYNNFFFDNVLKMNCFLNDPVYYFGHLCNYDNISNLVHFFNLTKIFFNLNFEENVHKLWNSIFVNNIINLLSNNKEDILKYYDGNTQSLPQPIYYNKQNKDHLLFYKCAINTFKKVLKNLMKIKPDMIDHIFYYKNWGDKKNGSNSVDLQIALTNLVEKNGLVINLKKLFYFLSVIKKNTNLKFYAIIEKELYDLFNNPLFIMSLIYVQKRNGKAKYVDEKKIKQKEQFPFFTPLICNLEDNKDDINFIFSITNVRSENYNFSKLNILDFFKICNNIIPSIVTVVSMIASLAMFEFYKVAYFLKLSECKGEEDPSNRPVCSNKRNIEKTRKMASEMEKMAEIKFCLKKLFSNHPNETVRVEKFKNLNIRVYKNIIYVQKGNKTLFYFFNIEYDKLARISSLLSNQYINLGDNFLTKCELNRLYTTSYENASIPLLKNVKFTLWNYIYIDIFRKNKINNNNQNNQNCTLGVCGFPSYIFTNQISVLSKEEKKNIKKYLDQVNKKLNNLEKVLRIDKPTGVDTTNKDFINEKEKYAYSSKNKITREHIDKIIKEIDLIFTFMDNEIYNKYISNVTSDKAFLNYVQANMCYVKKKIQLIEGGQGIGKEACTTVQNDLAYITMTVKNLQKNIEEIKSNVLLFFSINNTEENKKDITLDEFVRSVEQLFNVTIQTIGVKDKIIYSNFQTVSSSYCKQNYLYDILHELFKDQQDMKTFVLHIFATDNVTRAEIVLPDVQVNVHYHT